TTGTCCGGCAAGCTCATCGTCTCGTCACTCGCCGATGCTGCCTTCAAGGTGATCCCGGTGGTGCAGCACTTTCAGGCGCAGTGCCCCGAGGTGAGGGTGCAGTTCATCGAGGGGCCTGAGCTGTTGCGCCTTGAGTACGGGGAAGCGCACATCGCCTTTCGTCTCGGCCGCAAGCCAGCGCACCCCGACTACGTGGTGTTGCCCTTCGGCGAGGTCCACTTCGGTTTGTACGCCAGTCGCGAGTATCTGGCGAAACACGGCGAGCCGCCGACGGGGAGCGGGCGCTACCAGGGGCACCGCTTCGCGGTGCTCGAGCCCGAGGGGCCTGCGGGCCTGGTGGTGTGGCTCAGGCGCCATGCGCCGGATGATGCGCGCACCTTCCAAACGAACGATCCGCGCGTGCTGATTCGGGCGATCATCAGCGGTGTGGGCATCGGATTTCTTCCGCTAGAGGTGGCCGAGCGCCACCCGGAGGCATTGGTGTCGCTCGAGAGCCCTCAGCCCCGCTGGAGCACGCGCATCTGGGTGGCGACGCACGTCGATCTACACCGCAGCCCCAAGGTGCAGCGCTTTCTCGAGGCCGTACGTGCTGCCGCGCCCAACTAGCCCCACCGGGCCTGCTACTGTTGGTCGACGGTGCGGCCGAAGAGCGCCTGCACGTGTCGGGCGTTGTTTCCCTCCGTGGCGTTGATGCGCTCGATTTGGGCAGGACTCGCCCGCAGGACGGATTTCAGTATCAGCCAGCGTACCGACTCGGTGTAGGGTGGCGTGGTGAGCGATCCCCGGTAGGCGTAGTAGCCCTGCTGAATTGACGCTTCGCGCACGATGTCTTCGAGATACAGGGGGGCGCCCTTCAAGCTAGCGGAGGTATCGGCCTTGCTGGGGATTGCTGATACGAACTTGCTGATGAAGGCGCTCTCCTCGCCCATCCTGAACAAGAAACCCACGACCAGGTAATCCGGCGGGTCGCTCTGCTCAACGTTAGTGCTGACGCAGTGCATCTCCATCGGATAGGTGACGCCATCCACCTGATGCTCGGAAGGCGTGTGGAAGTGGCATTGGGAGAGCGCGTAGCGCGTGCCTTCGAACTCCACCGTTGCCCCGGTGGCGAGGGGCAGCTGCACAGAGTGGCCGGTGTTGCGTACGGCGTCGGCGGCGATGTGATCGTCATGGAACAGTACGCGGTGGTCGCCGCTGTGCGTGTCCTGGGTCAGGATATTCACCGGCGACTGCATCAACCCGTGGTCGAGACCTGGCAGGGTGTAGAGCTGACTCGACGACTCGGGTGCTCCGATCGCGATGAACGGCATGATGGCCAGCGTCCAGCTCGACAGGGCGAGGATGGAAAGTGTGTAGTGCATGAACGGGCGCCTCGATAGATGCGTCGACGGGGGCGGTGCGAACCACTACAGTTCAGTTGACGATGCTGGACGCAACAAGGTGTTCAGCGCGCGCCCCGTGAGCATTGGTGCGGCACGCGTCGGAATCCACGAGGAAGGTCAGGTGGTGATGAGGTCGGCTAGCGGACAGCCCATCTACGGCAGAGGTCATTGCGTCAGCGGCGCGCGGACCAGTCGGCATGCGGTTGCACAACGCGTAGTGGGTGCTGCGCTTATGGCAATGGCATTCTTGGCGCACGGCGCGAGCGAAACACCGGCGGTAGCCTCAGGCCCTGCGGCCGACGCTGTGGAAGCAGCGCCCGTGTCCGCGGAGCAATGGTCCCCTTTGGTCCTGGCCGACCGCGACTCCTATTCCGTGCTCACGGAGCGCACCTTGCATGCGGATGGTCCCCGAGCCGGACGCGACGCCTACGCCCTGATCCGACGCTTTGGCGGACCAAGATCCATCGAGGCGCCCGACCTCTACCGCGTCAACCACCCGGGCACTGAACACATCTACGAAGACACCGACGCGGTGGTCGGCCCCCACTTCGTGTTCGTCATCCATCGAGATGCGGACCGCGATCGCGATCGCCTGGACAAGGACGATCGCCAACGCAACGAGATCAAGGCCTACGACAAGTCAGAGCGGGCGTTGAAGGGGTTCGAAAACGAGACGCTCATCTACACCTGGAAGTTCAAGATCAATGCGTCGATGACCGTGTCGAAGCGCTTTTCCCACTTCTTCCAGCTGAAGGCGGTGGGCGGCCAGGATGGTCAACCGATTCTCACTATCTCCGGCGCCAAGCGTCGCGGCGAGGACGGCATAGAGGTGCGGCACAGCCCCGGCGTTGGCGGCACCCGTCTCGCGCGTGAACCCTGGAGCGAAGTCGCCGGTGAGTGGCTGCAAGTGTACTGCCGCGCCACCTTTGCGCAGGCCGGCGAGTTGCGTTTGATCGCCACGCGGCTGCGCGATGGCGAAACCATCTTCGACATCACCGTGCCGGCGCTGGATCTGTGGCGGGGCGAGTCTGCGCGCCACTTCGTGCGACCGAAGTGGGGGATCTACCGATCCGTCGCTGATCTCGAGAATCTACGACCGGAGGAAGAGATCGTACGCTTTGCGAATTTCTCCGTTAGCAAGCTCAAACCGCGCTAGCCCCCGATGAGCTGGGCCACGCTGTGTAGCCCCATGGCGGTGGTGACCAGAGAGAAGAGCAACACTGCCGTCAGTGCGGCGTTGGTGGCCAAGGTGTGGCGGTGCGCTCCCATGAGATCGCGACGATTGCCAAGGTAGAGAATGCACCCCACCGTCACGGGCAGGATCACCGCGTTGAAGGCCTGGGACAGGATCATCACCAGCAACGGCCGCGCTTCGAAGACAGGCACCACCAACCCGAGCAGGGATATCGCAAATACCATGAGGCGGTAGCGGGGCAGGGTCATGTCGCGCGGCGAGCCCGTGTAGTCGCACAAGAGCCAGGGCAGCATCAGCACGTTGGGGAACTGCGAGGACACGCCGGCGGCTACGATGCCGATGGTGAAGACCGCGCTCGCCAGCGGGCCAGCGATCGGTTCGAGTAGGCTGATCATCTGTGCCGCGTCGTCAAGCGCCAAACCTTCGGCGTGGAGCGTGCCTGCAGCGGCAGCCATGATCGCCGCGCTGATCACGAACATCATGACGACGGCAAAGAGCGCGTCATGGCGTTGTCGCTTCGCGTGGGCCAGGGTCCAGCCGGCCTCCTTCACCAACGTGGTTCGAATGATGAAGAGCCCGGAGAACACCGTGGTCCCCACCATCGAGGCGATGACCAGATAGGGGCCCCGCACTTCGTGTTCCGGCACCTCGGGCAGGCGCGGTACCAGGCCGCCGAGAAGCTCCGCAGGGGGCGGCATGAGTAGGAAAAAATTGGCGATGAAGCAAGCGGACATGACGGCCACGATCACCGCGAGGCTGCGTTCGAAGGCCCTGGTGGTTCCGTTCCAGAAGATGATGTAGACGAGGCCGACGAAGAAGCCGGCAAACCACACCGCATCGATGCCGCCGTCAACGAACGACCTCGACCAGGTCGCGCACACGTCCGCCACGATACCCATCACCCCCATCACGCTGCCGCAGACCCCCGCGGTCAGGGCCACGATGAAGAACACCCCGACGGCGGGATGGATATGGCGACGGAAGGCGTGCAGGGCGGTCTGCCCTGTGACCAGGGTGAAGCGCCCGTAGGCATCGATCATCACGTAGGTGGCCAGGCACGAGAAGGCGATAGTCCACAGCAGCGCCATGCCGTAGGTGGCGCCGGCCTTGGCCATGGCGGTGACGCTACCTGTGCCGATGTTGAAGCCGAGCAGAAAGATGCCGGGCAGAAAAAGCGCGAAGGCCTTGGCGATTCGGTCTAGCATTGGTGGACACGATAGCAGAGCTGTCGGGGCGGCCGGGCGCCTGCTCCGCATCGAGAGGGTTCGTCGCAGTGGAAGAGACATGGCGTTGGTTCGGCCCGAATGACACGGTCACGCTGGAGGAGGTTCGCCAGGCGGGCGCCACTGGCATTGTCACCGCTCTCGACCACATCCCCACGGGCGAGGTATGGCCCGTCAAGGACATCGCTGAGCGCAAGCGACTGATCGAAGATGCGGGTCTTAACTGGTCCGTGGTCGAGTCGGTGCCGCTGCACAACGACATCAAGACCCGCTCAGGCCGCTATCGCCGTTTCATCGACAACTACGGCCAGACCCTGCGCCACCTGGGCGCGGCTGGCGTGCGACGGGTGTGCTACAACTTCATGCCCGTCGTCGACTGGACGCGCACAAACCTCACCTACGAGTTGCCGAACAAGGCCCAGGCCTTGCGCTTCGAGATGGCAGACTTTGCGGCCTACGACGTGCACGTACTGCGCCGCCCCGATGCTGAGGCCAGCTATAGCGACGAGGTGCTTGAAAGCGCTCGCGAGCGCTTCGAGACCATGACCCCGCAAGCATGCGAGGCGCTCGAAAGAAACATCATCGCCGGCCTGCCGGGGGGAGAGGGTAGTTACGATCGGGCCGGCATACGTGCGGCCATCGAGACCTTCGCCACGCTCGGCAACGAACGCTACCGAGCCAATCTAATCGCCTTCGCTGAGGAGGTCATGCCCCATGCCGAGGCCGCTGGGGTCACGATGGCCATCCATCCAGACGACCCGCCGTTCTCGCTCTTCGGCTTACCGCGTGTGCTCTCCACCCCGCAGGATGCGCGAGCCTTGTTCGACGCCGTGCCCAGCCCATCGAACGGCCTCACCCTGTGTGCCGGCTCCTTTGGTGCGCGCGGCGACAACGACCTGGTGGCGATGATCCGCGAGTTTCACGATCGTATTCAGTTCGTGCATCTGCGCAACATCAAGCGCGAGGCGGACGGCTCCTTCTACGAGTCTGAGCACCTGGATGGCGATAACGACATCGTGGGTATCGTCAACGCCTTGCTCGATGCCGAAGCGCAGCGCGCAGGGCGCGGAGCGCAGGAGCTTCCAATGCGTCCGGATCATGGCCATACGATGCGAGACGAGCGAGGCGATGATCGGGTGCGTCCGGGCTACTCCTACGCCGGGCGTATGAAAGGGCTAGCGGAGCTGCGCGGTGTCATTCACGCGCTTCGTTCGGTGCGAGGGGAACCCTGAAACGTCGGTGCATGGCAGTCGCCTCGCCTGCCTCGGCGGCACGATACGCCTGTCATGGCGTGGAGGCTTGTACATCCACCTCGGGGCTCGACGTTCGCCATTCGCGGGGGCTGCACCCGAATTGCCGACGGAATTCCCGGCTGAACTGGGAGTAGTTTGAGTAACCGACGCGGTTGGCGGCGGTGCT
This region of Pseudomonadota bacterium genomic DNA includes:
- a CDS encoding LysR family transcriptional regulator, coding for MIDDTRPTPQQRSSARSPRSASMAAAAEATPPMQNWTEIKTAYQVGRLGTVSAAADHLGIHRATVIRHVDALEQALRAKLFHRHARGYAPTDLGLELIRAAEASEAHFRSVIGKALGRESALSGKLIVSSLADAAFKVIPVVQHFQAQCPEVRVQFIEGPELLRLEYGEAHIAFRLGRKPAHPDYVVLPFGEVHFGLYASREYLAKHGEPPTGSGRYQGHRFAVLEPEGPAGLVVWLRRHAPDDARTFQTNDPRVLIRAIISGVGIGFLPLEVAERHPEALVSLESPQPRWSTRIWVATHVDLHRSPKVQRFLEAVRAAAPN
- a CDS encoding carbonic anhydrase family protein, which encodes MHYTLSILALSSWTLAIMPFIAIGAPESSSQLYTLPGLDHGLMQSPVNILTQDTHSGDHRVLFHDDHIAADAVRNTGHSVQLPLATGATVEFEGTRYALSQCHFHTPSEHQVDGVTYPMEMHCVSTNVEQSDPPDYLVVGFLFRMGEESAFISKFVSAIPSKADTSASLKGAPLYLEDIVREASIQQGYYAYRGSLTTPPYTESVRWLILKSVLRASPAQIERINATEGNNARHVQALFGRTVDQQ
- a CDS encoding Nramp family divalent metal transporter gives rise to the protein MLDRIAKAFALFLPGIFLLGFNIGTGSVTAMAKAGATYGMALLWTIAFSCLATYVMIDAYGRFTLVTGQTALHAFRRHIHPAVGVFFIVALTAGVCGSVMGVMGIVADVCATWSRSFVDGGIDAVWFAGFFVGLVYIIFWNGTTRAFERSLAVIVAVMSACFIANFFLLMPPPAELLGGLVPRLPEVPEHEVRGPYLVIASMVGTTVFSGLFIIRTTLVKEAGWTLAHAKRQRHDALFAVVMMFVISAAIMAAAAGTLHAEGLALDDAAQMISLLEPIAGPLASAVFTIGIVAAGVSSQFPNVLMLPWLLCDYTGSPRDMTLPRYRLMVFAISLLGLVVPVFEARPLLVMILSQAFNAVILPVTVGCILYLGNRRDLMGAHRHTLATNAALTAVLLFSLVTTAMGLHSVAQLIGG
- the uxuA gene encoding mannonate dehydratase; translated protein: MEETWRWFGPNDTVTLEEVRQAGATGIVTALDHIPTGEVWPVKDIAERKRLIEDAGLNWSVVESVPLHNDIKTRSGRYRRFIDNYGQTLRHLGAAGVRRVCYNFMPVVDWTRTNLTYELPNKAQALRFEMADFAAYDVHVLRRPDAEASYSDEVLESARERFETMTPQACEALERNIIAGLPGGEGSYDRAGIRAAIETFATLGNERYRANLIAFAEEVMPHAEAAGVTMAIHPDDPPFSLFGLPRVLSTPQDARALFDAVPSPSNGLTLCAGSFGARGDNDLVAMIREFHDRIQFVHLRNIKREADGSFYESEHLDGDNDIVGIVNALLDAEAQRAGRGAQELPMRPDHGHTMRDERGDDRVRPGYSYAGRMKGLAELRGVIHALRSVRGEP